In the Octopus sinensis unplaced genomic scaffold, ASM634580v1 Contig11999, whole genome shotgun sequence genome, one interval contains:
- the LOC115229143 gene encoding uncharacterized protein LOC115229143, which yields MAVCFNAFSLCKWVWYSLFKSDSILHQEALRDELIDEGDMYSTLRDFVLNYLRSDGVFAMRLISHNSTDIVVTDLVSAMYENFKIRKSALEPSDTGVPYEKNILLINSFSFLF from the coding sequence ATGGCAGTCTGTTTCAATGCCTTTAGTTTGTGCAAGTGGGTTTGGTATTCGCTGTTCAAAAGTGACAGTATTCTACATCAGGAAGCACTTCGGGATGAACTGATTGATGAGGGCGATATGTATTCCACTCTTAGGGACTTTGTCCTCAACTATTTGAGGTCTGATGGGGTTTTTGCCATGAGACTTATTTCACATAATTCTACGGATATTGTCGTTACTGATCTTGTCAGTGCTATGTATGAAAATTTCAAGATTAGAAAATCTGCTCTCGAGCCTAGTGACACTGGGGTGCCCTACGAGAAAAATATACTCTTAATTAACTCGTTCTCTTTCTTGTTTTGA
- the LOC115229142 gene encoding cyclic nucleotide-gated channel rod photoreceptor subunit alpha-like — protein MLFKCDIVALFAAKFGFIECSPRVLENWSGKVRVVRNVGFLEQGIVVTDIKKLGQKYRATLQFKLDIISVIPLDYLYFTNRGLFDNYFPEMRANRILKIYVIVKYFNLVENKTKFPNIFRVIELVAYILIIIHWNACVYFSVSNSIGFCSDRWVYDMCGSGKDQLIYMYIYSFYWSTLTLTTIGEVPRPVTNFEHFFVVLDFLIGVLIFATIVGNIGSMVTNINSSRIEFQQSMDGVKQYMELRHVDKSLQIKILKWFNYLSANKQSLNDDKALDILPSRLRAEIALNLHFETLKQVKLFKNVEAGLLMEVVLKLRLQVFNPDDYICRKGDIGREMYIVKKGILNVVSEDGNTIFATLKEGAIFGELSIMNIPGNKTGNKRSASIRSFGYSDLFVLQKDDLWDVLKEYPEAEKTFIATGEEILRKDGLLDEELAEQAKIDRENEKLQILALSSKVDKLERTLVSFIGTFESRQIQLKNRLDSLEGRINI, from the exons ATGTTATTCAAGTGTGATATTGTTGCATTATTTGCCGCCAAATTTGGATTTATTGAATGCAGTCCACGTGTGTTAGAAAATTGGTCAG GGAAGGTGAGAGTTGTCCGCAATGTAGGCTTCCTTGAACAGGGAATTGTGGTGACTGACATTAAAAAGTTGGGACAAAAATATAGGGCGACTTTGCAGTTTAAATTGGACATTATTTCAGTCATCCCTCTGGACTATCTTTACTTCACAAACCGAGGACTATTCGATAATTATTTCCCCGAAATGCGAGCAAAtagaattctaaaaatatatgtaatcgTCAAATATTTCAACTTGGtggaaaacaaaaccaaatttcCTAACATTTTCCGAGTGATTGAACTAGTGGCTTACATCCTGATTATAATCCACTGGAATGCCTGTGTGTATTTCTCAGTCAGCAATTCGATTGGATTCTGTTCTGACCGATGGGTGTACGACATGTGTGGGTCAGGGAAGGAccagttgatatatatgtatatatacagcttcTATTGGTCTACTCTCACTTTGACTACAATTGGAGAAGTCCCTCGACCTGTCActaattttgaacatttttttgtagTCCTCGACTTTTTAATCGGGGTCCTCATCTTCGCAACCATCGTGGGGAATATTGGGAGTATGGTCACCAACATCAACTCCTCGAGGATCGAGTTCCAACAGAGCATGGACGGGGTTAAACAGTACATGGAATTACGCCATGTTGACAAATCACTGCAAATTAAGATCCTCAAATGGTTCAACTATCTTTCCGCAAATAAACAGTCTCTTAATGATGACAAGGCTCTCGATATTCTCCCAAGCAGACTCAGGGCTGAGATTGCTCTTAATCTTCATTTTGAGACACTCAAACAAGTCAAATTATTCAAAAATGTCGAGGCTGGTCTTCTCATGGAAGTTGTTCTTAAACTCCGACTTCAAGTCTTCAATCCCGATGACTATATCTGCAGAAAGGGGGACATTGGGAGGGAAATGTATATTGTCAAAAAAGGGATCCTCAACGTCGTCTCCGAGGACGGGAACACAATTTTTGCCACCCTCAAGGAAGGTGCTATTTTTGGGGAACTGAGCATTATGAATATTCCTGGGAATAAGACTGGGAATAAGCGGAGTGCTAGTATCCGCAGTTTTGGGTACAGTGATCTGTTTGTGCTACAGAAGGATGACTTGTGGGATGTCCTTAAGGAATATCCCGAGGCTGAAAAAACTTTCATAGCCACGGGGGAAGAGATTCTTAGAAAGGATGGTCTTTTGGACGAGGAATTGGCCGAACAGGCCAAAATtgatagagaaaatgaaaaattgcAAATTTTGGCTTTGTCGAGTAAAGTTGATAAATTGGAGAGGACTCTTGTCTCCTTTATTGGGACATTTGAATCGCGACAAATTCAACTAAAAAATAGATTGGATTCGCTTGAGGgtcgaataaatatataa